Proteins from one Aureimonas sp. SA4125 genomic window:
- a CDS encoding cytochrome c oxidase assembly protein, whose product MTTAHPSAALPGKLRLWPLLAGLALLAFLWLGPLPERARGSFAAHMVMHMGIVAIASPLLVLGLTRLQPGIFRGIPPQLALAATFAEFAVVWGWHAPALHDAARLSAPIFLAEQGSFLFAGVLVWASALGAAAGSDRLATRAAGVGALLVTSMHMTLLGALLLFSPRPLYACADLCAPAAAMTPVEDQALGGVIMLIVGGASYLAGGLMLLASVLRGPDGTEPEASFATRPARPGVSP is encoded by the coding sequence ATGACCACGGCTCATCCCTCCGCCGCCTTGCCCGGCAAGCTCCGGCTGTGGCCGCTGCTGGCAGGCCTCGCCCTCCTCGCGTTTCTCTGGCTCGGGCCGCTGCCGGAGCGCGCGCGTGGCTCGTTCGCGGCGCATATGGTGATGCACATGGGCATCGTCGCGATCGCTTCGCCCCTCCTGGTGCTCGGCCTCACGCGCCTGCAGCCGGGCATTTTTCGAGGCATCCCGCCGCAGCTGGCGCTCGCCGCCACCTTCGCCGAGTTCGCGGTGGTCTGGGGCTGGCACGCGCCGGCACTGCATGACGCCGCCCGCCTCTCGGCGCCGATCTTCCTCGCCGAACAGGGCTCGTTCCTCTTTGCCGGCGTCCTCGTCTGGGCGAGCGCGCTCGGCGCGGCGGCGGGCAGCGACCGGCTGGCGACACGGGCAGCCGGCGTCGGAGCCCTGCTGGTGACGTCCATGCACATGACGCTCCTCGGCGCGCTGCTCCTGTTCTCGCCGCGCCCGCTCTATGCCTGCGCCGATCTCTGCGCGCCGGCGGCGGCGATGACGCCGGTGGAGGACCAGGCGCTGGGCGGCGTCATCATGCTGATCGTCGGCGGCGCCAGCTATCTTGCCGGCGGCCTCATGCTGCTTGCCTCCGTCCTCAGGGGTCCCGATGGGACCGAGCCCGAAGCCTCCTTCGCCACGCGCCCCGCCCGGCCGGGAGTCTCGCCATGA
- the ctaD gene encoding cytochrome c oxidase subunit I encodes MTDAEETLVQKAQEERLEAVWASPKGWRYWSDVNNTSIGIWYTATSFAFMLFAGVLGLMIRVQLAVPDNDFLTANFYNQVYTLHGTAMMFLFAVPVFEAVAIIILPQMLGARDLPFPRLSAFGYWCFLIGGIFVCGSLFFNAAPNSGWFMYPPLTTEERFTPGYGADIWLLGLSFIEVASIAAAVELIVGTLKCRPPGMRLNLMPLYAWYVLVVATMILFAFPPLIAGDILFELERLFDWPFFDPTRGGDPMLWQHLFWIFGHPEVYIVFLPAIALLAMIVPTFAQRSLLGYSWIVLAAVGTGFLSFGLWAHHMFSTGLPAISLGFFSAASEAVAIPTGVQIFVFLATLMTGRVIYSIPMLFVSGALAIFVLGGLTGVMVAMAPFDWQAHDTYFVVAHLHYVLIGGMLFPLVAGAYYYFPLAFARQLSARLGRWAFWLMFVGFNTAFLPMHWSGLVGMPRRVWTYPEALGLGTANMISSVGAFIFATGFLVVVFDVLRPRGRQPYAERNPWNAGTLEWLAEMPGKTWGVRSVPIITSRYPIWEQKNFIADYDAGRFYMPDAEEMKRETMVTGVLDAEPIQVLRVPGPSFMPMIAAVVTGAMFILATFHYWMATLVALGLTIASILVWLWRGTSFIPEKPRKDVGLGLVLPLYTSGPASVSWWAMFITMTGDATAFFSLVFGYFFFFTIHGDFPPPGVDGPGLFWPGVSVVLFALAWAAARLIQSLNSAGRLGAARACMGLGGVLALGAGGALLWGPHATGLEPTVHVYPAIVWTLCIWTALHAAVGALMLFYCLARSLCGLLTPTHDIDIRNVALYWHFMAVMALVTVATVALFPLASGGS; translated from the coding sequence ATGACGGATGCGGAGGAGACCCTCGTCCAGAAGGCGCAGGAGGAGCGCCTGGAGGCGGTCTGGGCCTCGCCGAAAGGCTGGCGCTACTGGTCCGACGTCAACAACACCTCCATCGGCATCTGGTACACCGCGACCTCGTTCGCCTTCATGCTGTTTGCGGGCGTGCTCGGGCTGATGATCCGGGTGCAGCTCGCCGTGCCCGACAACGATTTCCTCACCGCCAATTTCTACAATCAGGTCTATACGCTGCACGGTACGGCGATGATGTTCCTGTTCGCCGTTCCGGTCTTCGAGGCGGTGGCGATCATCATCCTGCCGCAGATGCTCGGCGCCCGCGACCTGCCCTTCCCCCGGCTTTCCGCCTTCGGTTACTGGTGCTTCCTGATCGGCGGCATCTTCGTCTGCGGCTCGCTGTTCTTCAACGCCGCGCCCAATTCCGGCTGGTTCATGTACCCGCCGCTGACCACCGAGGAGCGCTTTACCCCCGGCTACGGCGCCGACATCTGGCTGCTCGGCCTTTCCTTCATCGAAGTCGCCTCGATCGCCGCGGCCGTCGAATTGATCGTCGGCACGCTGAAGTGCCGGCCGCCGGGCATGCGGCTGAACCTCATGCCGCTCTACGCCTGGTATGTGCTGGTCGTGGCGACCATGATCCTCTTCGCCTTCCCGCCTCTCATCGCCGGCGACATCCTGTTCGAGCTGGAGCGCCTGTTCGACTGGCCGTTCTTCGATCCGACCCGAGGCGGCGATCCGATGCTGTGGCAGCACCTGTTCTGGATTTTTGGCCACCCGGAAGTCTACATCGTCTTCCTGCCGGCGATCGCGCTGCTCGCGATGATCGTGCCGACCTTCGCGCAGCGCTCGCTTCTCGGCTATTCCTGGATCGTGCTGGCCGCCGTCGGCACGGGCTTCCTGTCCTTCGGCCTCTGGGCCCACCACATGTTCTCCACCGGCCTGCCGGCGATCTCGCTCGGCTTCTTCTCGGCCGCGTCGGAGGCTGTGGCGATCCCGACCGGCGTGCAGATCTTCGTGTTTCTCGCCACGCTGATGACCGGCCGGGTGATCTATTCGATCCCGATGCTGTTCGTCTCGGGGGCGCTGGCGATCTTCGTGCTCGGCGGGCTCACCGGGGTCATGGTGGCGATGGCGCCCTTCGACTGGCAGGCGCACGACACCTACTTCGTCGTCGCGCATCTCCACTATGTCCTGATCGGCGGCATGCTGTTTCCGCTCGTTGCCGGCGCCTACTACTATTTCCCGCTCGCCTTCGCCCGGCAGCTCTCGGCGCGGCTCGGACGCTGGGCGTTCTGGCTGATGTTCGTCGGCTTCAACACGGCCTTCCTGCCGATGCACTGGTCGGGCCTCGTCGGCATGCCGCGAAGGGTCTGGACCTATCCGGAAGCGCTCGGCCTCGGCACCGCCAACATGATCTCCTCGGTCGGCGCCTTCATCTTTGCGACCGGCTTCCTCGTCGTCGTCTTCGACGTGCTGAGGCCGCGCGGGCGGCAGCCCTATGCCGAGCGCAATCCCTGGAATGCCGGCACGCTGGAATGGCTGGCGGAGATGCCGGGCAAGACCTGGGGCGTGCGCTCGGTGCCGATCATCACCAGCCGCTATCCGATCTGGGAGCAGAAGAACTTCATCGCCGACTACGATGCCGGCCGCTTCTACATGCCGGACGCCGAGGAGATGAAGCGCGAGACCATGGTGACGGGCGTGCTCGACGCCGAGCCGATCCAGGTGCTGAGGGTTCCCGGCCCGAGCTTCATGCCGATGATCGCCGCGGTCGTGACCGGCGCGATGTTCATTCTCGCCACCTTCCACTACTGGATGGCGACCCTCGTCGCGCTCGGCCTGACGATCGCCTCGATCCTCGTCTGGCTCTGGCGCGGAACGTCCTTCATCCCGGAAAAGCCGAGGAAGGATGTCGGCCTCGGTCTCGTCCTGCCGCTCTATACGTCGGGTCCGGCGTCGGTGTCGTGGTGGGCGATGTTCATCACCATGACGGGCGATGCCACCGCCTTCTTCAGCCTGGTGTTCGGCTATTTCTTCTTCTTCACCATCCATGGCGACTTCCCGCCGCCGGGCGTCGACGGCCCCGGCCTTTTCTGGCCGGGGGTCTCGGTCGTCCTCTTCGCGCTCGCCTGGGCCGCCGCGCGCCTCATCCAGTCGCTGAACAGCGCCGGGCGGCTGGGTGCCGCGCGCGCCTGCATGGGCCTCGGCGGCGTGCTCGCGCTGGGTGCCGGTGGCGCGCTTCTCTGGGGACCCCATGCGACCGGCCTCGAGCCGACCGTTCACGTCTATCCCGCCATCGTCTGGACGCTGTGCATCTGGACGGCGCTGCACGCCGCGGTCGGCGCGCTGATGCTGTTCTACTGCCTGGCGCGGTCGCTGTGCGGCCTGCTGACGCCGACGCACGACATCGATATCCGCAACGTCGCGCTCTACTGGCACTTCATGGCCGTGATGGCCCTCGTGACCGTCGCGACCGTCGCACTGTTCCCGCTGGCTTCGGGAGGCTCCTGA
- a CDS encoding c-type cytochrome, producing MAAGAAVIWLIVIGISVYVTKVRPGAHGERAGLRMIVWGGCIFPVVVLGALLMHGLTMMPGLRAAADGPVIAVSGERFWWRVNYGVEGTPGVAKALPQGGVESANELYLPIGRRSEILIGSPDVIHSFWVPSIAGKMDAIPGRVNRLVMEPTRLGVYNGVCAEFCGEAHAQMGFRVVVVSETDYAARVAAEAQPAAILDHPGRSLFMANGCDACHAVRGTGASGRVGPDLTHLGSRKTLGAGLLPVTAENISRFVRETDHTKPGVEMPAFSTLSEADAAAIAAWLGDLR from the coding sequence ATGGCGGCAGGGGCAGCCGTCATCTGGCTGATCGTCATCGGTATTTCGGTCTATGTCACGAAGGTCAGACCCGGCGCTCATGGCGAGCGTGCCGGCCTGCGCATGATCGTCTGGGGCGGCTGCATCTTTCCCGTCGTCGTTCTGGGCGCCCTCCTGATGCACGGCCTGACGATGATGCCGGGCCTTCGCGCCGCCGCCGACGGCCCGGTCATCGCCGTCTCCGGCGAGCGGTTCTGGTGGCGCGTGAACTATGGCGTCGAAGGCACGCCCGGCGTTGCCAAGGCGCTGCCGCAGGGCGGCGTCGAAAGCGCCAACGAGCTCTATCTGCCGATCGGCCGGCGCTCGGAAATCCTCATCGGCAGCCCGGACGTCATCCATTCCTTCTGGGTGCCGTCGATCGCCGGCAAGATGGATGCGATCCCGGGCCGGGTGAACCGGCTGGTGATGGAGCCGACGCGGCTTGGTGTCTACAACGGCGTCTGCGCCGAATTCTGCGGCGAGGCCCATGCGCAGATGGGATTTCGCGTGGTCGTCGTCTCCGAAACGGACTATGCCGCCCGGGTGGCGGCCGAAGCGCAGCCGGCCGCCATCCTCGATCATCCCGGCCGCTCCCTGTTCATGGCCAATGGCTGCGACGCCTGCCATGCGGTGCGCGGCACCGGGGCGTCGGGGCGCGTCGGGCCCGACCTCACCCATCTCGGCAGCCGCAAGACGCTCGGGGCCGGGCTGCTGCCGGTGACGGCCGAAAACATCTCCCGCTTCGTCCGGGAGACCGACCACACCAAGCCGGGCGTCGAAATGCCGGCCTTTTCCACTTTGTCCGAGGCGGATGCCGCGGCGATCGCCGCCTGGCTCGGAGACCTCAGATGA
- a CDS encoding DUF72 domain-containing protein, translating into MTIIRVGTAGWSLPAAVAERLASGGTHLQRYAAQLPVVEINSSFYRPHRRTTYERWAASVPADFRFSVKLPKAITHECRLRDCMPLVERFGDEIAGLGQKLGPVLVQLPPSFAFPGDIAEGVFEAASRVLRAELVLEPRHASWFSADVDLVLDRQRVSRVAADPARIPAAAVPGGWNRTAYFRLHGSPRIYDSPYSPDAIRRQSVDAALLAGTGAEVWIIYDNTMHGAATQNALDLEDILRPGTTRP; encoded by the coding sequence TTGACGATCATCCGCGTGGGTACAGCCGGCTGGTCGCTCCCTGCAGCGGTCGCGGAGCGGCTCGCGTCCGGCGGAACGCACCTCCAACGGTATGCCGCGCAGCTGCCTGTCGTGGAGATCAACAGCAGCTTCTACCGCCCGCATCGGCGCACGACCTATGAGCGATGGGCAGCCAGCGTGCCGGCGGATTTCCGCTTCAGCGTCAAGCTGCCGAAAGCGATTACCCACGAATGTCGGCTGCGGGACTGCATGCCGCTCGTCGAGCGTTTCGGCGATGAGATCGCCGGTCTCGGACAAAAGCTCGGTCCGGTCCTCGTCCAGCTTCCCCCGAGCTTTGCCTTCCCCGGCGACATTGCGGAGGGGGTCTTCGAGGCGGCAAGCCGCGTCCTTCGCGCGGAACTGGTCCTGGAGCCCCGGCACGCCAGCTGGTTTTCCGCCGACGTCGATCTCGTGCTGGACCGTCAGCGCGTTTCGCGCGTCGCCGCAGATCCAGCGCGCATCCCTGCCGCCGCCGTTCCCGGCGGCTGGAACCGGACCGCCTACTTCCGGCTGCACGGATCGCCAAGGATCTACGATTCTCCCTACAGCCCGGACGCGATCCGACGGCAGTCCGTTGATGCCGCACTGCTCGCGGGAACGGGTGCCGAGGTGTGGATCATCTACGACAATACCATGCATGGCGCAGCCACGCAGAACGCGCTCGATCTCGAAGACATCCTTCGTCCGGGCACCACCCGGCCCTGA